A single window of Candidatus Deferrimicrobiaceae bacterium DNA harbors:
- a CDS encoding HD domain-containing phosphohydrolase encodes MSEILYNRWIMTTTGMPSPATGARRRFSPGIRLKLVAFLLPLVCLLVFLIAAAVIEITEDAIQNDLLQRGVAISRMVALSAGYSILSGDRLAMDSLTSETKKSSGDIEYVSIRDTGDTILAHNRIEERGKSYITPVREKSLGTFLETQAHEVGQWGVELIEFTTPILFAGKRIGTVSLAISRDSILTAQRNIRKSIAFAAAVFLGIALLGTFAIASFITTPVKKLSSGVNELASGALFHPIPYRSGDELGKLTGNFNRMAETILSQKNRLSRYAKDLEESYIATVRVLAASIDARDPYTLGHSTRVAFLACELGRRTELPLEEIEHLEKACLFHDVGKIRTPDDILMKGERLNPRETGVMQRHPEDGADILRMAPSLHRYIPAVRYHHEWYNGGGYPEGKNASEIPVHAQIIAIADAFDAMTTSRPYRKALTSAEALEEILRFRGSQFSPELTDAFVRMVRELPPMEAVSLDTPRGRGMAL; translated from the coding sequence ATGTCTGAAATCCTATATAATCGGTGGATCATGACAACCACGGGAATGCCTTCCCCGGCGACCGGGGCACGGAGGCGTTTTTCTCCGGGAATCCGCCTGAAGCTCGTCGCGTTTTTGCTCCCGCTGGTCTGCCTGCTGGTCTTCCTGATCGCGGCGGCGGTGATCGAGATCACGGAAGACGCGATTCAAAACGATCTGCTGCAGCGGGGAGTCGCCATCTCCCGCATGGTCGCGCTGTCGGCCGGATATTCGATCCTCTCGGGCGACCGCCTGGCCATGGACAGCCTCACCTCCGAGACGAAGAAAAGCTCCGGCGACATCGAATACGTCTCCATCCGGGACACCGGGGACACGATCCTGGCGCACAACCGGATCGAAGAGCGGGGGAAGAGCTATATCACCCCGGTCCGGGAGAAATCGCTGGGGACGTTCCTGGAAACCCAGGCCCACGAAGTGGGACAGTGGGGGGTAGAGCTGATCGAGTTCACCACGCCGATTCTCTTCGCGGGAAAGCGCATCGGGACCGTGTCGCTGGCCATCTCCCGGGACAGCATCCTGACCGCGCAAAGGAACATCCGGAAGTCGATCGCCTTCGCCGCCGCGGTGTTTTTGGGGATCGCCCTCCTGGGCACCTTCGCGATCGCCTCCTTCATCACCACCCCCGTGAAGAAGCTCTCCTCGGGGGTCAACGAGCTTGCCAGCGGGGCGCTGTTCCACCCGATTCCCTACCGCTCGGGGGACGAACTGGGGAAGCTGACCGGAAATTTCAACCGGATGGCGGAAACGATCCTCTCCCAGAAGAACCGCCTGAGCCGGTACGCGAAGGATCTCGAGGAATCGTACATCGCCACCGTCCGGGTCCTTGCCGCCTCGATCGATGCCCGCGACCCCTACACGCTGGGGCACTCCACGCGGGTGGCGTTCCTGGCATGCGAACTCGGAAGGCGGACCGAGCTTCCCCTCGAGGAGATCGAACACCTCGAAAAAGCGTGCCTCTTCCACGATGTCGGGAAGATCCGGACGCCGGACGACATCCTCATGAAAGGGGAGAGGCTCAACCCCCGGGAAACCGGGGTGATGCAGAGGCACCCGGAAGACGGCGCGGACATCCTCCGGATGGCGCCTTCCCTCCACCGCTACATCCCCGCGGTGCGATACCATCACGAGTGGTATAACGGGGGAGGATATCCGGAGGGAAAGAATGCTTCGGAGATCCCGGTCCACGCGCAGATCATCGCGATCGCCGACGCATTCGACGCGATGACCACGTCCCGTCCGTACCGGAAGGCGTTGACGAGCGCGGAAGCGCTCGAGGAGATCCTTCGGTTCCGCGGCAGCCAGTTCTCACCGGAACTGACGGATGCCT
- a CDS encoding APC family permease: MGNPSFFQRAKRFLLGAPRDLFDPKIFHKISLIAFFAWIGLGADGISSSCYGPEEAFLALGHHTVLALFVAVATVFTIFIISGSYAQIIEVFPSGAGGYNVASKLLGERAGVVSGSALVIDYVLTITISVAAGADAVFSFLPLAWVSFKFWFIAAVIMTLIWLNLRGVKESVTILTPIFMAFMLSHIPLVLYAVGHHAAELPEVANAVSTDLSGAVREMGWLGLGAILVRAYTMGAGTYTGIEAISNSMPTLREPRVQTGKKAMLYMAVSLSFIAGGIILGYVLNDVQPAEGKTLNAVLFGKLLGPLWGSGTGDVVVAFVMASEAALLFVAAQTGFLGGPQVLSNMAIDSYMPHRFAHLSERLVAKYGIYFMGGMAYLMLYITGGSVKYLIIMYSINVFITFSLSQFGMCVHWWKDRHEAQGWKSGLGMNGVGFLLTASILCLTVWIKFPEGGWVTLLITGSFIVASFLIRRHYRKAQGHLRRLDELLLQLPTVTVPAVQEPAIRRDAPTAVIMVSGYNGLGMHVFFSIVRSFPGTFRNFVFLSAGVIDSSTFKGAAEMENLGRDLSKQLQNYVEFVKGHGYYAEARCEVGTEVIEIIGHLAEGAAADFPNAVFFAGQLVFKEEGFFNRLLHNHTAFLSQKKLVFAGLPMIVMPVRVL; the protein is encoded by the coding sequence ATGGGGAATCCATCCTTTTTCCAGCGCGCCAAGCGGTTCCTGCTGGGAGCTCCCCGCGACCTGTTCGATCCGAAGATCTTCCACAAGATCTCCCTGATCGCCTTCTTCGCCTGGATCGGCCTGGGCGCCGACGGGATCTCCTCGTCCTGCTACGGTCCCGAGGAGGCGTTCCTCGCCCTCGGCCACCACACGGTGCTGGCCCTGTTCGTGGCCGTCGCCACGGTTTTCACGATCTTCATCATTTCGGGAAGTTACGCGCAAATCATCGAGGTGTTCCCCTCCGGGGCGGGCGGATACAACGTCGCCTCCAAGCTGCTCGGGGAGAGGGCAGGCGTCGTCTCCGGATCGGCCCTCGTCATCGACTACGTTCTGACCATCACGATCTCCGTTGCCGCGGGGGCCGACGCGGTCTTCAGCTTCCTCCCCCTTGCCTGGGTTTCCTTCAAGTTCTGGTTCATCGCCGCCGTGATCATGACGCTGATCTGGCTCAACCTGCGCGGCGTGAAGGAGTCCGTGACGATTCTCACCCCCATCTTCATGGCGTTCATGCTGAGCCACATCCCGCTCGTCCTCTACGCGGTGGGGCACCATGCCGCCGAACTGCCCGAGGTGGCCAACGCCGTGTCCACGGACCTGTCCGGGGCGGTCCGGGAAATGGGGTGGCTCGGTCTGGGGGCGATCCTGGTGCGCGCCTACACGATGGGGGCCGGCACGTACACGGGGATCGAGGCGATCAGCAACTCGATGCCGACGCTGCGCGAGCCCCGGGTCCAGACGGGGAAGAAGGCGATGCTGTACATGGCCGTCTCGCTCTCCTTCATCGCCGGCGGGATCATCCTCGGGTACGTGTTGAACGACGTGCAGCCCGCGGAGGGGAAGACCCTGAACGCCGTGCTCTTCGGAAAGCTTCTGGGGCCGCTGTGGGGGTCAGGCACGGGGGACGTGGTGGTGGCGTTCGTCATGGCCTCGGAGGCGGCCCTCCTGTTCGTGGCCGCCCAGACCGGGTTTCTCGGCGGTCCGCAGGTCCTCTCGAACATGGCGATCGACTCCTACATGCCGCACCGGTTCGCCCACCTCTCCGAGAGGCTGGTGGCCAAGTACGGCATCTACTTCATGGGGGGGATGGCGTACCTGATGCTCTACATCACCGGGGGGTCGGTGAAGTACCTCATCATCATGTACTCCATCAACGTGTTCATCACCTTCTCCCTCTCCCAGTTCGGGATGTGCGTGCACTGGTGGAAGGACCGCCACGAGGCGCAGGGGTGGAAGTCCGGGCTCGGGATGAACGGCGTCGGGTTCCTGCTGACCGCCTCGATCCTCTGCCTGACGGTCTGGATCAAGTTCCCGGAAGGGGGATGGGTGACGCTGCTCATCACGGGGTCGTTCATCGTTGCCAGCTTCCTGATCCGGCGGCACTATCGGAAGGCCCAGGGGCACCTTCGGCGGCTGGACGAACTGCTGCTCCAGCTCCCCACGGTCACCGTGCCGGCCGTCCAGGAGCCTGCGATCCGGCGGGACGCCCCCACGGCCGTGATCATGGTGTCCGGGTACAACGGCCTCGGCATGCACGTCTTCTTCTCCATCGTCCGTTCGTTCCCGGGGACCTTCCGGAACTTCGTGTTCCTCTCGGCGGGGGTCATCGATTCCAGCACGTTCAAGGGGGCGGCCGAGATGGAGAATCTGGGCAGGGACCTGAGCAAACAGCTCCAGAACTACGTCGAGTTCGTCAAAGGGCACGGGTATTACGCGGAGGCGCGCTGCGAGGTGGGGACGGAGGTGATCGAGATCATCGGCCACCTGGCCGAGGGGGCCGCCGCGGATTTCCCCAACGCGGTCTTCTTCGCGGGGCAGCTCGTGTTCAAGGAGGAGGGATTCTTCAACCGGTTGCTCCACAACCATACCGCGTTCCTTTCGCAGAAGAAGCTGGTGTTCGCGGGGCTGCCGATGATCGTCATGCCGGTCCGGGTGTTGTAG
- a CDS encoding PA2779 family protein, translating to MKTIRRAGWFVSLALMMACWMGVLGSIRGEALAGVIASHGSDGVTVRDADIGKIQAFLEQKIVLQKLTDYGVSAEEAMAKIRAMSDRDLHRLASLSDRMAEGADSALGFLIGVAILIILIIVVIKLMNKEVVIR from the coding sequence ATGAAGACGATCCGGAGGGCGGGCTGGTTTGTTTCGTTGGCCTTGATGATGGCGTGCTGGATGGGAGTGCTCGGGTCGATCCGGGGAGAGGCGCTGGCAGGCGTCATTGCGTCCCACGGGTCGGACGGCGTAACGGTCAGGGACGCAGACATCGGGAAGATCCAGGCGTTCCTGGAGCAGAAGATCGTCCTCCAGAAGCTCACGGATTACGGGGTCTCGGCGGAGGAGGCGATGGCCAAGATCCGCGCCATGAGCGACCGGGACCTGCACCGCCTGGCCTCCCTCAGCGACCGGATGGCCGAAGGAGCGGACAGCGCCCTGGGCTTCCTGATCGGCGTGGCGATCCTGATCATCCTCATCATCGTGGTCATCAAGCTGATGAACAAGGAGGTCGTGATCCGCTGA
- a CDS encoding 3-hydroxyacyl-CoA dehydrogenase/enoyl-CoA hydratase family protein, with amino-acid sequence MFPKIRRVAVLGAGVMGSGIAAHLANAGIPSLMLDIVPPHLTDEDKKKKISEKDPVFRNRFAAKGLEGIRKSRPALLYSQKDAGLISIGNLDDDLPKAAECDWIIEVVLENLSVKKALYDRVEKIWKPGMVVSSNTSGIAIAQMMEGRSKEFRRHFLVTHFFNPVRYMKLLELVPGEDTDPEILRGIAEFGERRLGKGIVYGKDTPNFIGNRIGVFAMMVAMHAMKENALSIEEVDKILGPAMGRPKSAAFGTADLVGIDTLLHVSDNVYRNLPGDPQRETFLPPPFVSEMVKRGWLGRKAKSGFFKMEGKGEEKKMFVLDHEALDYRPTTKVSFPSLDAAKGEEDVGERIRKVIDGDDKASAYAWKVLSESLLYAAKRIPEIAADVVNIDNAIKWGFNWALGPFETWDAIGVAESAARMRQEGKTIPENVEKMLAGGITSFYRRRDGVLEFYDFAGGAYLPAPVSPDIIFLPALKERNRVVKGNQGATLYDLGDGVLCLEFHTKMNAIDADIVAMMNEGVALAEKEFAGMVIANHAENFCVGANLMLVFMEAQNKNFDNIEKMVREFQNACMRLRYSEKPVVAAPAGMALGGGTEICLGADRIRAAAETYMGLVEVGVGLLPAGGGTKEMVIRHLEGIPDGVSADPLPFLRKAFETIGMAKVATSAKEARELGFLRPWDKITIQRDFLIQEAKNTVLAMNREGYEMPRPRTDVALPGRSEFSTFAYALYAMRVAGQISEYDELLGRKIAFVMTGGDVPRGTKLSEQDLLDLEREAFLSLCGEEKTQSRIQYMLMKGKPLRN; translated from the coding sequence ATGTTTCCGAAAATACGCCGGGTTGCCGTTCTGGGAGCAGGCGTCATGGGGTCGGGGATCGCGGCGCACCTGGCCAACGCCGGCATCCCCAGCCTGATGCTGGACATCGTACCCCCGCACCTGACCGACGAGGACAAGAAGAAAAAGATTTCGGAGAAAGACCCCGTTTTTCGCAACCGGTTCGCCGCAAAGGGGCTCGAGGGGATCCGGAAAAGCCGCCCCGCGCTTCTCTACTCGCAGAAGGACGCCGGCCTCATCTCGATCGGGAACCTCGACGACGACCTCCCGAAGGCGGCGGAGTGCGACTGGATCATCGAGGTGGTGCTGGAAAACCTGTCCGTCAAGAAAGCGCTCTACGACCGGGTCGAAAAGATCTGGAAGCCCGGCATGGTCGTTTCCTCCAATACCTCCGGGATCGCGATCGCCCAGATGATGGAGGGGCGATCGAAGGAATTCCGCCGGCACTTCCTCGTGACCCATTTCTTCAACCCGGTACGGTACATGAAGCTGCTCGAGCTCGTCCCCGGCGAGGACACCGACCCGGAAATCCTGCGCGGCATCGCCGAATTCGGGGAGCGCAGGCTGGGAAAGGGGATCGTCTACGGGAAGGACACCCCGAACTTCATCGGCAACCGCATCGGCGTCTTCGCGATGATGGTCGCGATGCACGCGATGAAGGAAAACGCCCTCTCGATCGAGGAAGTGGACAAGATCCTGGGCCCCGCGATGGGGCGCCCGAAGTCCGCGGCGTTCGGCACGGCCGACCTCGTCGGGATCGACACGCTCCTCCATGTATCCGACAACGTCTATCGGAATCTCCCCGGCGATCCGCAGCGGGAGACGTTCCTTCCGCCGCCGTTCGTGAGCGAGATGGTCAAGCGCGGGTGGCTCGGCCGGAAGGCCAAAAGCGGCTTCTTCAAGATGGAGGGGAAGGGCGAGGAGAAGAAGATGTTCGTCCTCGACCACGAAGCCCTCGACTACCGGCCGACCACGAAGGTGAGCTTCCCTTCGCTCGACGCCGCGAAGGGGGAGGAGGATGTGGGGGAAAGGATCCGGAAGGTGATCGACGGCGACGACAAGGCCTCCGCGTACGCCTGGAAGGTTCTCTCCGAGTCCCTCCTCTACGCGGCGAAGCGGATTCCCGAGATCGCCGCCGACGTCGTAAACATCGACAACGCGATCAAGTGGGGGTTCAACTGGGCCCTCGGGCCCTTCGAGACCTGGGACGCCATCGGCGTGGCGGAATCGGCGGCCCGGATGCGCCAGGAGGGGAAAACGATCCCGGAGAACGTGGAGAAAATGCTCGCGGGCGGGATCACGTCGTTCTACCGCCGGAGGGACGGCGTCCTCGAGTTCTACGACTTCGCCGGCGGGGCGTACCTTCCCGCCCCCGTCTCTCCGGACATCATCTTCCTGCCGGCGCTTAAAGAGCGGAACCGGGTGGTGAAAGGAAACCAGGGGGCCACGCTGTACGATCTCGGCGACGGAGTCCTGTGCCTCGAGTTCCACACCAAGATGAACGCGATCGACGCCGACATCGTCGCGATGATGAACGAAGGAGTCGCGCTCGCCGAGAAGGAGTTCGCCGGGATGGTGATCGCCAACCACGCGGAGAATTTCTGCGTCGGCGCGAACCTGATGCTGGTGTTTATGGAAGCGCAGAACAAGAACTTCGACAACATCGAGAAGATGGTCCGGGAGTTCCAGAACGCCTGCATGCGGCTTCGCTATTCGGAAAAGCCCGTCGTGGCCGCGCCGGCGGGGATGGCCCTGGGGGGCGGGACCGAGATCTGCCTGGGAGCCGACCGGATCCGGGCGGCCGCCGAGACGTACATGGGGCTCGTGGAAGTCGGCGTCGGGCTGCTGCCTGCGGGAGGCGGGACGAAGGAGATGGTCATCCGCCACCTCGAGGGGATCCCGGACGGGGTGAGCGCGGACCCGCTCCCCTTCCTCCGGAAGGCGTTCGAGACGATCGGGATGGCGAAAGTGGCCACCTCCGCGAAGGAGGCGAGGGAGCTCGGGTTCCTGCGCCCGTGGGACAAGATCACGATCCAGCGCGACTTCCTCATCCAGGAGGCGAAGAATACCGTTCTCGCCATGAACCGGGAAGGGTACGAGATGCCCCGCCCGCGGACGGACGTCGCCCTGCCCGGCAGGTCGGAGTTTTCCACCTTCGCCTACGCGCTCTATGCGATGAGGGTGGCCGGGCAGATCAGCGAATACGACGAATTGCTCGGGCGCAAGATCGCCTTCGTGATGACCGGCGGAGATGTCCCGCGGGGCACGAAGCTCTCCGAGCAGGATCTTCTGGACCTCGAGCGGGAGGCGTTTCTCTCGCTCTGCGGAGAGGAAAAGACCCAGTCCCGCATCCAATATATGTTGATGAAGGGGAAGCCGCTGCGCAATTAG
- a CDS encoding VOC family protein, with protein MDSMPETAAPKSNGTDRPIGWGHAVLKVRDLLRSELFYTEVIGFGVVGRRTGMTFLSFGGPHHDLALYEAGPRAQMPGTGSLGVVHLAFAMEDESALRRFYAFLKGKATILGAVNHVVFRSFYIADPDGYILEFFADAPMGEWSNIPNPFDRELPYNPGGTPLDDEEESPENSPADPSGEFSPRGGSGRQRGPGEG; from the coding sequence ATGGATTCCATGCCGGAGACCGCTGCGCCAAAGAGCAACGGGACGGATCGACCGATCGGCTGGGGGCACGCGGTGCTCAAGGTCCGCGATCTCCTCCGGTCGGAGCTTTTCTACACGGAGGTGATCGGGTTTGGGGTCGTAGGGCGCCGAACGGGGATGACTTTCCTCTCCTTCGGAGGGCCCCACCACGACCTGGCCCTCTACGAGGCGGGCCCCCGCGCCCAGATGCCGGGCACCGGCAGCCTGGGGGTGGTTCACCTGGCGTTCGCGATGGAGGACGAAAGCGCTCTCCGGCGGTTCTACGCCTTCCTCAAGGGAAAGGCGACGATCCTGGGCGCCGTTAACCACGTCGTCTTCCGGAGTTTCTACATCGCCGACCCGGACGGATACATCCTCGAGTTTTTCGCCGACGCCCCGATGGGGGAGTGGTCCAACATCCCCAACCCGTTCGACCGGGAGCTTCCGTACAATCCCGGCGGCACCCCACTCGACGACGAGGAGGAGTCCCCGGAAAACTCCCCGGCCGATCCTTCCGGTGAGTTTTCGCCTCGGGGCGGTTCGGGCCGGCAACGGGGACCCGGGGAAGGATGA
- a CDS encoding GNAT family protein: protein MITLNRYPREIMLRDGARLTLRPMGREDADRLWEFFCRIPPEDKMYFRVDVDRKEMVERWAEHLDYDSVLPILALEEDRVVGDATLHRNKTGWKQRVGTVRIQIAPDFRQRGLGMSMIREMRHLGEKAALHYLMAEAIEEQQPAIRAFEKMGFERVGVYRNFVNDQKGALHNLVVLLYHMAYSEEGMSF, encoded by the coding sequence ATGATAACACTCAATCGATATCCCAGGGAGATCATGCTGCGCGACGGTGCGCGGCTCACCCTGCGCCCGATGGGCCGGGAGGACGCAGACCGGCTCTGGGAATTCTTCTGCCGGATCCCTCCGGAAGACAAGATGTATTTCCGGGTGGACGTGGACCGAAAGGAGATGGTGGAACGGTGGGCGGAACATCTCGACTACGATTCGGTGCTCCCCATCCTCGCCCTCGAGGAGGACCGCGTGGTGGGGGATGCCACCCTCCACAGGAACAAGACCGGCTGGAAGCAGCGCGTCGGGACGGTCCGGATCCAGATCGCTCCGGATTTCCGGCAGCGGGGCCTGGGCATGTCGATGATCCGGGAGATGCGGCACCTGGGCGAGAAGGCCGCCCTGCACTACCTCATGGCGGAGGCGATCGAGGAGCAGCAGCCCGCGATACGGGCGTTCGAGAAGATGGGGTTCGAGCGCGTGGGCGTGTACCGGAACTTCGTGAACGACCAGAAGGGCGCTCTGCACAATCTCGTCGTGCTGCTGTACCACATGGCGTATTCCGAGGAGGGGATGTCCTTCTGA
- the hemW gene encoding radical SAM family heme chaperone HemW, protein MRGIYLHIPFCRRKCSYCDFYSITASSDVTAGFLDLLVGEMDLFRRRFPEDAKAPADTVYFGGGTPTVLPPEALCGLLAATRERFPVEPGAEVTVEANPGTVTADGLRALAMGGFTRISIGVQSFTPATLRTLSRIHGVEEVGRTYREARSAGFSSLGIDLIFGIPGQTAEDWEADLDRTIAFLPAHVSAYALAPEPGTPLHAAIGRGEVAIPPDEEVAQMYETARTVLSGAGYRQYEISNFARPGSESRHNRKYWRREGYLGLGPSAHGLIFPPGTVPYGLRTANPPSLAGYGSRVREGLLPWIEERPCRHEDAWKESLIFGLRMNEGVDMEEIETRIGAPPEPLRDAVTEMTRTGKLLREGTRLRLPGNLLFVSNEVLALLA, encoded by the coding sequence GTGAGGGGAATCTACCTGCACATCCCGTTCTGCAGGAGGAAATGCTCCTACTGCGACTTCTACTCGATCACGGCCTCCTCCGACGTAACGGCCGGGTTCCTCGACCTTCTCGTAGGGGAGATGGACCTGTTCCGGCGCCGGTTTCCGGAGGACGCGAAGGCGCCGGCAGATACCGTCTACTTCGGGGGCGGAACCCCCACCGTGCTCCCCCCGGAGGCCCTGTGCGGGCTCCTCGCTGCGACTCGGGAACGCTTCCCCGTCGAGCCGGGGGCCGAGGTCACGGTCGAGGCGAACCCGGGAACCGTCACCGCGGATGGGCTGCGGGCGCTCGCCATGGGGGGGTTCACCCGCATCAGCATCGGGGTGCAGTCCTTCACCCCCGCCACCCTGCGGACCCTGAGCCGGATCCACGGCGTGGAGGAAGTGGGCAGGACGTACCGGGAGGCCCGTTCGGCGGGTTTTTCCTCCCTCGGGATCGACCTCATCTTCGGGATTCCGGGGCAGACGGCGGAAGATTGGGAGGCCGATCTGGACAGGACGATCGCGTTCCTGCCGGCCCATGTCTCGGCCTATGCCCTCGCCCCGGAACCGGGCACGCCGCTCCACGCGGCGATCGGGCGGGGGGAAGTCGCGATCCCCCCCGACGAGGAGGTGGCGCAGATGTACGAGACGGCGCGAACGGTCCTGTCGGGCGCGGGCTACCGGCAGTACGAAATCTCGAACTTCGCCCGCCCCGGATCCGAATCCCGGCACAACCGGAAATATTGGCGCCGGGAAGGGTATCTGGGGCTGGGCCCATCCGCTCACGGGCTGATCTTCCCCCCGGGAACGGTCCCTTACGGCTTGCGGACCGCGAACCCCCCCTCGCTGGCCGGGTACGGTTCCCGCGTCCGGGAGGGCCTCCTCCCCTGGATCGAAGAGCGGCCATGCCGCCACGAGGACGCCTGGAAGGAATCGCTCATCTTCGGGCTGCGCATGAACGAAGGGGTGGATATGGAGGAGATCGAAACGAGGATCGGCGCCCCGCCGGAACCGCTGCGGGACGCCGTCACCGAGATGACACGGACCGGAAAACTTCTCCGGGAGGGGACCCGCCTTCGCCTACCCGGCAACCTGCTGTTCGTATCCAACGAGGTTCTTGCGTTGCTCGCCTGA
- a CDS encoding DUF3800 domain-containing protein, whose translation MAVVVSTGARMHLCYIDESGDTSSLISATSPLMPALVVGAIVIPDVSLYQLTIDFLSLKRNFFPSISSSSKTPRFLEGILTEIKGSDLRKNIALGTKKEKRHAIGFLDKTIDLISKHNVRLFGRIGIKDIGVSIDETSMYTASVQYIHNCFQRYLSQLNSVGIVIADSRSHAKNVRVSHSIFTQKFKVGGDAYNRILDLPSFGHSENHAGIQIADLVFSGIFFPMAVHSYCTGYVYNLHVRSGYNIFKPRYASRIEPLLFRFTDATGRWRGGMTVDDKLGKRPSGLLFR comes from the coding sequence GTGGCCGTAGTTGTATCCACTGGAGCACGGATGCACTTGTGCTATATCGATGAGTCTGGGGATACCAGTTCTCTTATAAGCGCAACATCTCCATTAATGCCCGCCCTAGTTGTAGGAGCCATCGTAATTCCTGATGTATCATTATACCAATTGACCATTGATTTTTTGTCTTTAAAGAGGAATTTTTTCCCTAGCATATCGTCATCATCAAAAACGCCTCGTTTTTTAGAGGGTATTTTAACAGAAATTAAAGGGTCAGACCTGAGAAAAAATATTGCTTTGGGAACCAAGAAGGAAAAACGACATGCAATAGGGTTTTTAGATAAGACAATTGATTTAATTTCTAAACATAATGTTAGATTGTTTGGTCGTATCGGGATTAAAGATATTGGTGTATCTATAGATGAAACGTCTATGTATACTGCATCAGTTCAGTATATACATAATTGTTTTCAGCGTTATTTAAGCCAATTGAATAGTGTTGGAATTGTTATAGCCGATAGCAGGAGTCATGCTAAAAATGTTAGAGTTTCTCATTCAATATTCACGCAGAAATTCAAAGTTGGTGGAGATGCCTATAATCGTATATTAGATTTACCTTCTTTCGGCCATAGTGAAAATCATGCAGGGATCCAAATTGCCGACCTTGTATTTTCTGGAATATTTTTCCCAATGGCAGTTCATTCTTATTGCACAGGATACGTATACAATCTCCATGTACGATCTGGTTACAACATATTCAAGCCGCGCTACGCATCGCGCATTGAACCTCTTCTCTTCCGATTTACTGATGCTACCGGACGATGGCGCGGTGGTATGACAGTGGATGACAAACTCGGGAAACGGCCTAGCGGTTTACTTTTCAGATAA
- a CDS encoding acetyl-CoA C-acyltransferase, with the protein MAKAYIISAVRTAIGRAYRGSLKDTRPDDLGAVAVRGAIERVANLDPARVDDVILGCAMPEGEQGMNVARICALKAGLPDSVPGMTINRFCSSGLQSIALAAERIMAGAADIIVAGGTESMTMVPMGGNKPSFNPEIVENRPEVFMPMGLTAEQVVRKYKVTREDQDVFAYHSHMKALAAIRGGKFREEIVPVKTTLYSAKDGGKPVPREIVFEVDEGPRADTTIEALAKLKPAFDAKGTVTAGNASQVSDGAAAAVVVSEKALKSLGAEPLARFLGFAVAGVAPEIMGIGPIEAVPKLLKRLRIKQARIDLVELNEAFAAQSLPVIRELGLDSDRVNVNGGAIALGHPLGCTGAKLTATLLHEMKRREAKLGLVTMCIGGGMGAAGLFERA; encoded by the coding sequence ATGGCAAAGGCATACATCATCTCCGCGGTCCGCACGGCGATCGGCAGGGCGTACCGCGGGAGCCTGAAGGACACCCGGCCGGATGACCTGGGGGCCGTCGCGGTCCGCGGGGCGATCGAGCGGGTTGCGAACCTGGATCCGGCGCGGGTGGACGACGTCATCCTCGGGTGCGCGATGCCGGAGGGCGAGCAGGGGATGAACGTGGCGAGGATCTGCGCCCTGAAGGCGGGTCTGCCCGACTCGGTCCCGGGGATGACGATCAACCGGTTCTGCTCCTCGGGCCTGCAGTCGATCGCCCTGGCGGCGGAGCGGATCATGGCCGGCGCGGCCGACATCATCGTGGCCGGAGGGACCGAGTCGATGACGATGGTCCCCATGGGAGGAAACAAGCCGTCGTTCAACCCCGAGATCGTCGAGAACCGCCCCGAGGTCTTCATGCCGATGGGGCTCACCGCCGAGCAGGTCGTCCGCAAGTACAAGGTGACCCGGGAGGACCAGGACGTCTTCGCCTACCACAGCCACATGAAGGCGCTGGCCGCGATCCGGGGGGGGAAGTTCCGGGAGGAGATCGTTCCCGTGAAGACGACCCTCTATTCCGCGAAGGACGGCGGGAAACCGGTCCCCCGGGAGATCGTCTTCGAGGTCGACGAGGGACCGCGCGCCGACACCACGATCGAGGCGCTGGCGAAACTGAAGCCCGCCTTCGATGCGAAGGGGACCGTCACCGCGGGGAACGCCTCCCAGGTGAGCGACGGGGCCGCCGCCGCGGTGGTGGTTTCGGAGAAGGCCTTGAAAAGCCTCGGGGCCGAGCCGCTGGCCCGTTTCCTGGGTTTCGCGGTGGCCGGCGTGGCGCCCGAGATCATGGGGATCGGCCCGATCGAGGCCGTGCCGAAACTCCTCAAGCGGCTCCGGATCAAGCAGGCGCGCATCGACCTGGTCGAGTTGAACGAGGCGTTCGCGGCCCAGTCCCTCCCCGTCATCCGGGAGCTGGGGCTGGATTCCGACCGGGTGAACGTGAACGGAGGGGCGATCGCTCTCGGACACCCGCTGGGGTGCACGGGAGCGAAGCTCACCGCCACGCTGCTTCACGAGATGAAGCGCCGCGAGGCGAAACTGGGGCTGGTCACCATGTGCATCGGCGGCGGAATGGGCGCCGCGGGGCTTTTCGAAAGGGCTTAG